From a single Cotesia glomerata isolate CgM1 linkage group LG6, MPM_Cglom_v2.3, whole genome shotgun sequence genomic region:
- the LOC123267818 gene encoding uncharacterized protein LOC123267818, whose product MTGLNTDILQYIVLLITVYLMLYVICMNGERFSEEGNKISQAFYNFTDCDFHDIKSKKKIIFSLLRSQKPLTLKAGKFSNFDYGTLSNITKSAVGYLSVLRKLLMD is encoded by the exons ATGACAGGACTAAATACGGATATTCTTCAgtatattgtattattaataacagttTATCTTATGTTGTATGTTATTTGTATGAATGGTGAGCGTTTTTCTGAAGAG ggaaataaaattagtcaagcattttacaattttactgACTGTGACTTCCATGATATTAaaagcaagaaaaaaataatattttctctaCTGAGATCACAAAAACCACTTACACTTAAAGCTGGAAAATTTTCCAACTTTGATTATGGAACGTTATCTAAT atCACTAAATCAGCGGTTGGATACTTGTCAGTACTTAGAAAATTGTTAatggattaa
- the LOC123268065 gene encoding uncharacterized protein LOC123268065, producing the protein MEEEKHRIKELIAEGVKVFDWANWISVGIGVWPLTPNNYLFNVVFVYFTVMMILEYTDLFVHIHDFASVVDNLSENLAFTIVYSYTFSLRFYEKKLAQVFRETLMDYASNKALKNMKEVKLFMVYTKNAKFFAKYIFISIALTGIIWLFQPLILMSTFDAGIDIDNKTGSFILPYHFHICYKLDDFKTYALTYLWQSPFAAIICFGISSFNVFLIILVFHVSGRMAVLTRRIDELKFEKVNFQRKINEIIIEHIRILK; encoded by the exons ATGGAAGAAGAAAAGCACCGA ATAAAAGAATTAATTGCAGAGGGTGTCAAAGTTTTTGATTGGGCGAACTGGATTTCTGTGGGAATCGGGGTCTGGCCCCTCACACCAAACAACTATCTTTTTAACGTAgtttttgtttactttacaGTGATGATGATTCTAGAGTACACGGACCTTTTTGTGCATATTCATGATTTTGCATCTGTTGTGGATAACCTCTCAGAGAATCTGGCGTTTACCATTGTATATTCGTACACCTTCTCGCTGAggttttatgaaaaaaagcTAGCTCAAGTTTTTAGAGAAACACTGATGGATTATGCTAGTAATAAAGcgttgaaaaatatgaaagaaGTTAAACTGTTTATGGTGTATACGAaaaacgcaaaattttttgctaaatacatttttatatcgATAGCGCTTACTGGTATTATTTGGTTGTTCCAACCGCTGATTTTAATGTCTACATTTG ATGCTGGAATTGACATTGATAATAAAACAGGATCTTTTATATTACCATATCATTTTCACATTTGCTACAAATTGGATGATTTTAAAACCTACGCATTAACATATCTCTGGCAGAGCCCATTTGCAGCCATTATTTGTTTTGGTATAAGTAGTTTTAAtgtttttctaataattcttGTTTTCCATGTAAGTGGAAGAATGGCTGTTTTAACAAGAAGAattgatgaattaaaatttgaaaaagttaaCTTCCAACGTAAgattaatgaaatcattatAGAGCATATTAGAATTTTGAAGTAA
- the LOC123267816 gene encoding odorant receptor 2a-like, producing MGDGVKDAYSGGLLVYLVNTNVIICIVGYQMLITFMVPGREADFFRYALYMGEMYMLLSIFCMISEHLTAESLKCCEAFYNCQWYDLPIDCKKDIIYCIERSQKPLALSAGKFTIFSNVTMTNVTKAAMGYLSVLRNFLDE from the exons aTGGGAGATGGCGTTAAAGATGCTTACAGTGGTGGATTACTAGTTTACTTAGTAAATACCAATGTGATAATCTGCATCGTCGGCTATCAAATGTTAATA ACTTTTATGGTACCCGGTCGAGAGGCGGACTTTTTTCGATATGCTCTGTACATGGGCGAAATGTATATGTTGTTGagtattttttgtatgatTAGTGAACACTTAACTGCTGAG AGTTTAAAATGTTGCGAAGCATTTTACAATTGTCAATGGTACGACTTGCCAATTGATTGTAAAAAAGACATAATTTACTGCATCGAACGCTCTCAAAAACCTTTGGCTCTGTCGGCCggtaaatttacaatatttagtAACGTTACTATGACTAAT GTCACAAAAGCTGCAATGGGGTACTTAAGTGTGCTGAGAAACTTCTtagatgaataa